In a single window of the Streptomyces sp. CGMCC 4.7035 genome:
- the hpnD gene encoding presqualene diphosphate synthase HpnD, with translation MIRTVESEQHVAPPVLAAYSYCEAVTGQQARNFAYGIRLLPTPKRRAMSALYAFSRRVDDIGDGALAADVKAARLEETRALLARIRDGGVAEDDTDPVAVALTHAARHFPIPLGGLDELIDGVLMDVRGETYETWDDLKLYCRCVAGAIGRLSLGVFGTEPGARGAERAPEYADTLGLALQLTNILRDVREDAEGGRVYLPADDLAKFGCSAGFHGPTPPEGSDFAGLVHFEVRRARALFAEGYRLLPMLDRRSGACVAAMAGIYRRLLDRIEREPEAVLRGRVSLPGREKAYVAVRGLSGLDTRHVSRRTVRRRA, from the coding sequence GTGATCCGGACCGTGGAGTCGGAACAGCACGTGGCCCCACCGGTACTCGCCGCGTACAGCTACTGCGAGGCCGTGACCGGGCAGCAGGCCCGTAACTTCGCGTACGGCATCAGGCTCCTGCCGACGCCCAAGCGCCGTGCGATGTCGGCGCTCTACGCGTTCTCCCGGCGTGTCGACGACATCGGCGACGGCGCGCTGGCGGCCGACGTCAAGGCGGCGCGGCTGGAGGAGACCAGGGCGCTGCTGGCCCGGATCCGTGACGGAGGCGTGGCCGAGGACGACACCGACCCGGTCGCGGTCGCCCTCACCCATGCCGCCCGGCACTTCCCGATCCCGCTCGGCGGCCTCGACGAACTCATCGACGGCGTCCTCATGGACGTACGCGGGGAGACCTACGAGACCTGGGACGATCTGAAGCTCTACTGCCGCTGTGTGGCCGGGGCCATCGGGCGGCTCTCGCTCGGGGTGTTCGGTACGGAACCGGGGGCGCGCGGCGCCGAGCGCGCGCCGGAGTATGCCGACACGCTCGGGCTCGCGCTGCAACTCACCAACATCCTGAGGGACGTCCGCGAGGACGCCGAGGGCGGGCGCGTCTATCTGCCCGCCGACGACCTCGCCAAGTTCGGCTGCTCGGCCGGGTTCCACGGACCGACCCCACCCGAGGGCTCCGACTTCGCGGGCCTCGTGCACTTCGAAGTGCGTCGGGCCCGCGCCCTTTTCGCCGAGGGTTACCGCCTGCTGCCCATGCTCGACCGCCGCAGCGGTGCCTGTGTCGCGGCCATGGCCGGCATCTACCGTCGACTGCTCGACCGCATCGAGCGCGAGCCGGAGGCCGTACTGCGCGGCCGGGTCTCGCTGCCCGGTCGTGAGAAGGCGTACGTCGCCGTGCGTGGTCTGTCGGGTCTCGACACCCGCCATGTGTCCCGGCGGACCGTCAGGAGGCGTGCCTGA
- a CDS encoding CDP-alcohol phosphatidyltransferase family protein, translated as MSRPSVAELRPVVHPAGVKDRRSGEHWMGRLYMREVSLRVDRYLVNTRVTPNQLTYLMTVFGVLAAPALLVPGIPGAVLGVVCVQLYLLLDCVDGEVARWKQQFSLGGVYLDRVGAYLTDAAVLVGFGLRAADLWGSGRIDWLWAFLGTLAALGAILIKAETDLVGVARHQGGLPPVKEAASEPRSSGMALARKAASALKLHRLVLGIEASLLILVLAIVDTVRGDLFFERLGVAVLAGIAMLQTVLHLVSILASSRLK; from the coding sequence ATGTCAAGGCCATCGGTAGCTGAACTCCGCCCCGTCGTTCACCCCGCGGGGGTGAAGGACCGGCGCAGCGGTGAGCACTGGATGGGACGCCTCTACATGCGTGAGGTGTCCCTGCGGGTCGACCGCTACCTGGTCAACACCAGGGTCACGCCCAACCAGCTCACGTACCTGATGACCGTCTTCGGCGTGCTCGCGGCCCCGGCACTCCTCGTGCCGGGGATCCCGGGCGCCGTGCTCGGCGTGGTGTGCGTCCAGCTCTATCTGCTGCTGGACTGCGTCGACGGCGAGGTCGCCCGCTGGAAGCAGCAGTTCTCGCTCGGCGGGGTGTACCTGGACCGGGTCGGTGCCTATCTGACCGACGCCGCGGTGCTCGTCGGCTTCGGTCTGCGCGCCGCCGATCTGTGGGGCTCCGGGCGGATCGACTGGCTGTGGGCCTTCCTCGGCACCCTTGCCGCCCTCGGCGCGATCCTGATCAAGGCCGAGACCGACCTCGTCGGCGTCGCCCGCCACCAGGGCGGGCTGCCGCCGGTCAAGGAGGCGGCTTCCGAGCCGCGCTCGTCAGGTATGGCGCTGGCCCGCAAGGCGGCCTCGGCGCTGAAGCTCCACCGTCTCGTCCTCGGGATCGAGGCGTCCCTGCTGATCCTCGTCCTGGCGATCGTGGACACGGTCAGGGGCGACCTGTTCTTCGAGCGGCTCGGCGTCGCCGTGCTGGCCGGCATCGCGATGCTCCAGACCGTGCTGCACCTCGTGTCCATCCTCGCCTCCAGCAGGCTGAAGTGA
- a CDS encoding glycosyltransferase family 2 protein, translating to MKVGAVIITMGNRPAELRALLDSVAKQDGDPVEVVVVGNGSPVPDVPEGVRTVELPENLGIPGGRNVGIEAFGPGGTDVDVLLFLDDDGLLARSDTAELCRQAFATDPELGIISFRIADPDTGETQRRHVPRLRASDPMRSSRVTTFLGGANAVRTKVFAEVGGLPDEFFYAHEETDLAWRALDGGWMIDYRSDMVLYHPTTAPSRHAVYHRMVARNRVWLARRNLPALLVPVYLGVWMLLTLLRRPSRSALKAWFGGFKEGWTTPSGPRRPMKWRTVWRLTRLGRPPVI from the coding sequence ATAAAGGTCGGGGCCGTCATCATCACGATGGGCAACCGCCCGGCCGAACTCCGCGCGCTCCTCGACTCGGTGGCCAAGCAGGACGGCGACCCCGTGGAGGTCGTCGTGGTCGGGAACGGCTCGCCCGTCCCGGACGTCCCCGAGGGCGTCCGGACCGTCGAGCTGCCCGAGAACCTCGGCATCCCCGGCGGCCGCAACGTCGGCATCGAGGCCTTCGGCCCCGGCGGCACGGACGTCGACGTACTCCTCTTCCTCGACGACGACGGTCTCCTCGCCCGCAGCGACACCGCCGAGCTGTGCCGCCAGGCCTTCGCCACCGACCCGGAGCTCGGCATCATCAGCTTCCGCATCGCCGACCCCGACACGGGCGAGACCCAGCGGCGTCACGTGCCACGGCTGCGCGCCTCCGACCCGATGCGCTCCTCCCGGGTGACCACCTTCCTCGGCGGCGCCAACGCCGTCCGTACGAAGGTCTTCGCCGAGGTCGGGGGCCTGCCGGACGAGTTCTTCTACGCCCACGAGGAGACCGACCTGGCCTGGCGGGCCCTGGACGGGGGCTGGATGATCGACTACCGGTCGGACATGGTGCTGTACCACCCCACGACCGCTCCCTCCCGCCATGCGGTGTACCACCGCATGGTCGCCCGCAACCGGGTCTGGCTGGCCCGCCGGAACCTCCCCGCCCTTCTGGTCCCGGTCTACCTGGGGGTCTGGATGCTCCTGACCCTGCTGCGCCGCCCGTCGCGGTCCGCCCTGAAGGCGTGGTTCGGCGGGTTCAAGGAGGGATGGACCACTCCGTCCGGACCCCGGCGCCCCATGAAGTGGCGTACGGTATGGCGGCTGACCCGGCTGGGCCGGCCTCCGGTCATCTGA
- a CDS encoding iron-containing alcohol dehydrogenase family protein, with translation MPVLTRLISSPVVVDIRPGALDDLAGVLADERISHSGKLAVAVSGGSGARLRERLGPSLPGATWYEVGGGTLDDAVRLAGDMRADHYDALVGLGGGKIIDCAKFAAARVGLPLVAVPTNLAHDGLCSPVATLDNDAGRGSYGVPNPIAVLIDLDVIREAPVRFVRAGIGDAVSNISAIADWELANRVNGEKIDGLAAAMARQAGEAVLRHPGGIGDNGFLQVLAEALVLSGIAMSVSGDSRPSSGACHEINHAFDLLFPKRAAAHGEQCGLGAAFAMYLRGAHEESAYMAQVLRRHGLPVLPEEIGFTVDEFVQAVEFAPQTRPGRYTILEHLDLKTDQIKDAYADYVKAIGS, from the coding sequence GTGCCGGTACTGACGAGGCTCATCTCCTCGCCGGTCGTCGTGGACATCCGCCCGGGTGCCCTCGACGACCTGGCGGGCGTACTCGCCGACGAGCGCATCTCGCACTCGGGCAAGCTCGCCGTCGCGGTCAGCGGCGGCTCCGGCGCCCGGCTGCGCGAGCGGCTCGGCCCCTCCCTGCCCGGCGCCACCTGGTACGAGGTCGGCGGCGGCACCCTGGACGACGCGGTGCGGCTGGCCGGGGACATGAGGGCCGACCACTACGACGCGCTGGTGGGCCTGGGCGGCGGCAAGATCATCGACTGCGCCAAGTTCGCCGCGGCGCGCGTAGGCCTGCCGCTGGTCGCCGTGCCCACCAACCTCGCGCACGACGGTCTGTGCTCGCCGGTCGCGACCCTGGACAACGACGCGGGGCGCGGCTCGTACGGCGTGCCGAACCCGATCGCGGTCCTCATCGACCTCGACGTCATCCGTGAGGCCCCGGTGCGCTTCGTGCGTGCGGGCATCGGCGACGCCGTGTCGAACATCTCCGCCATCGCGGACTGGGAGCTGGCCAACCGGGTCAACGGCGAGAAGATCGACGGCCTCGCCGCGGCGATGGCGAGGCAGGCCGGTGAGGCGGTGCTGCGCCACCCCGGCGGCATCGGCGACAACGGCTTCCTCCAGGTGCTGGCCGAGGCGCTGGTGCTCAGTGGCATCGCCATGTCGGTGTCGGGCGACTCACGCCCGTCCTCGGGCGCGTGCCACGAGATCAACCACGCCTTCGACCTGCTGTTCCCCAAGCGCGCCGCTGCGCACGGCGAGCAGTGCGGCCTGGGTGCCGCCTTCGCGATGTATCTGCGCGGGGCGCACGAGGAGTCGGCGTACATGGCCCAGGTACTGCGCCGGCACGGGCTGCCCGTGCTGCCGGAGGAGATCGGCTTCACGGTGGACGAGTTCGTCCAGGCCGTGGAGTTCGCCCCGCAGACCCGGCCCGGCCGCTACACGATCCTCGAACACCTCGACCTGAAGACCGACCAGATCAAGGACGCATACGCCGACTATGTCAAGGCCATCGGTAGCTGA
- the hpnC gene encoding squalene synthase HpnC — protein sequence MIEAGTARTGDPERGTLDKAADENFPVAPFFLPRIWRADLMAVYGFARLVDDIGDGDLAPGGTDARILGASPEEAEDRLVLLDAFEADLHRVFDSTPRHPLLRRLQPTVRRAGLTPEPFLGLIAANRQDQLVKRYETYDDLLAYCELSANPVGRLVLAVTGTATPERIRRSDAICTALQIVEHLQDVAEDLGRDRIYLPAADMKRFHVQETDLAMNSAGASVRALVAYEAERARDLLNEGAPLVGSVHGRLRLLLAGFVAGGRAAIRAIVAAEYDVLPGPPKSGKLRLLREVGVTLRGEG from the coding sequence GTGATCGAAGCCGGGACGGCGCGCACCGGCGACCCGGAGCGCGGCACCCTCGACAAGGCCGCGGACGAGAACTTCCCCGTGGCGCCGTTCTTCCTGCCCAGGATCTGGCGTGCCGATCTGATGGCCGTCTACGGTTTCGCCCGCCTTGTCGACGACATCGGCGACGGCGACCTCGCCCCCGGCGGTACCGACGCCCGTATTCTCGGCGCGTCGCCCGAGGAGGCCGAGGACCGCCTCGTCCTTCTGGACGCCTTCGAGGCCGACCTGCACCGGGTCTTCGACTCGACGCCGCGTCACCCGCTCCTGCGCCGCCTCCAGCCCACGGTCCGGCGCGCCGGCCTCACCCCCGAGCCGTTCCTCGGCCTGATCGCCGCCAACCGCCAGGACCAGCTGGTCAAGCGGTATGAGACCTACGACGACCTCCTCGCGTACTGCGAGCTGTCCGCCAACCCGGTCGGTCGTCTCGTCCTTGCTGTCACCGGCACCGCCACCCCCGAGCGCATCCGCCGTTCCGACGCGATCTGCACCGCGCTGCAGATCGTGGAGCACCTCCAGGACGTCGCCGAGGATCTCGGCCGCGACCGCATCTATCTGCCCGCAGCCGACATGAAGCGCTTTCATGTCCAGGAGACGGACCTTGCCATGAACTCAGCGGGTGCATCGGTGCGGGCACTGGTTGCATACGAAGCGGAACGCGCCCGGGATCTCCTGAATGAAGGCGCCCCCCTCGTGGGTAGCGTCCACGGCAGGCTCAGGCTGCTGCTCGCGGGATTCGTGGCGGGAGGAAGGGCGGCGATCCGGGCGATCGTCGCCGCCGAATACGACGTACTTCCCGGCCCGCCCAAGTCCGGCAAGCTCCGGTTGCTGCGCGAGGTGGGCGTGACTCTGCGAGGAGAGGGGTGA
- a CDS encoding phosphocholine cytidylyltransferase family protein, with product MIGLVLAAGAGRRLRPYTDTLPKALVPVGPAGSEDSLTVLDLTLGNFAEVGLTEVAIIVGYRKEAVYERKAALEQKYGVKLTLIDNDKAEEWNNAYSLWCGRDALKDGVILANGDTVHPVSVEKTLLAARGDGKKIILALDTVKQLADEEMKVVVDPEKGVQRITKLMEPSEATGEYIGVTLIEGDAAEELADALKATFERDPQLYYEDGYQELVNRGFKVDVAPIGDVNWVEIDNHDDLAKGREIACRY from the coding sequence ATGATCGGCCTCGTGCTGGCGGCCGGCGCCGGACGGCGTCTGCGCCCCTACACCGACACCCTCCCCAAGGCTCTGGTGCCGGTGGGGCCCGCGGGTTCCGAGGACAGCCTCACGGTCCTGGACCTCACTCTCGGCAACTTCGCCGAGGTGGGTCTGACCGAGGTCGCGATCATCGTCGGCTACCGCAAGGAGGCCGTGTACGAGCGCAAGGCGGCCCTGGAGCAGAAGTACGGCGTCAAGCTCACCCTGATCGACAACGACAAGGCCGAGGAGTGGAACAACGCCTACTCCCTGTGGTGCGGTCGTGACGCCCTCAAGGACGGCGTGATCCTCGCCAACGGCGACACCGTGCACCCGGTCTCCGTGGAGAAGACGCTGCTGGCCGCGCGCGGCGACGGCAAGAAGATCATCCTTGCCCTCGACACGGTGAAGCAGCTCGCCGACGAGGAGATGAAGGTCGTCGTGGACCCCGAGAAGGGTGTCCAGAGGATCACCAAGCTGATGGAGCCGTCAGAGGCGACGGGTGAGTACATCGGCGTGACCCTCATCGAGGGCGACGCGGCCGAGGAGCTGGCCGACGCGCTGAAGGCGACCTTCGAGCGGGATCCGCAGCTCTACTACGAGGACGGCTACCAGGAGCTGGTCAACCGCGGCTTCAAGGTCGACGTGGCGCCGATCGGCGACGTCAACTGGGTGGAGATCGACAACCACGACGACCTCGCCAAGGGCCGGGAGATCGCGTGCCGGTACTGA
- a CDS encoding DUF6380 family protein: MGSPVQGDSIGEKRQATLRCGAASLTETARRASFKHHGGPAGEEAP; the protein is encoded by the coding sequence ATGGGCAGTCCGGTCCAAGGCGACTCCATCGGCGAAAAGCGGCAGGCAACCCTCCGGTGCGGCGCGGCGTCCCTGACGGAGACGGCCCGCCGTGCATCGTTCAAGCACCACGGCGGACCGGCAGGGGAGGAAGCACCATGA
- a CDS encoding polyprenyl synthetase family protein, protein MSVELNGSGPRTPGIATRGETVPTVPPAETAARETAVDVSALLERGRTLATPVLREAVDRLAPPMDTVAAYHFGWIDAEGNPADGDGGKAVRPALALLSAQAAGRAPEVGVPGAVAVELVHNFSLLHDDLMDGDEQRRHRDTVWKVHGPAQAILVGDALFALANEVLLELGTVEAGRAARRLTTATRALIDGQAQDISYEHRDRVSVEECLEMEGNKTGALLACASSIGAVLGGADDATADTLEKYGYHLGLAFQAVDDLLGIWGDPEATGKQTWSDLRQRKKSLPVVAALAAGGTASERLGEILAEDAKSSDFENFSEEEFAARAALIEEAGGREWTAQEARRQHAIAVEALDFVRMPQEVRAQFTALADFVVVRKR, encoded by the coding sequence ATGAGCGTCGAACTGAACGGGTCGGGCCCCCGCACCCCCGGTATCGCAACAAGAGGAGAGACTGTGCCCACTGTGCCCCCGGCCGAGACGGCCGCTCGAGAGACCGCGGTGGACGTGTCCGCGCTTCTGGAGCGCGGCCGGACCCTGGCCACCCCGGTACTGCGGGAGGCAGTGGACCGACTGGCACCGCCCATGGACACCGTCGCCGCCTACCACTTCGGCTGGATCGACGCCGAGGGCAACCCCGCGGACGGCGACGGCGGCAAGGCCGTGCGCCCCGCCCTGGCCCTGCTCTCCGCGCAGGCCGCGGGCCGGGCCCCCGAGGTGGGTGTGCCCGGCGCGGTCGCGGTCGAGCTGGTGCACAACTTCTCGCTGCTGCACGACGACCTGATGGACGGTGACGAACAGCGCCGCCACCGCGACACCGTGTGGAAGGTGCACGGCCCCGCCCAGGCCATCCTCGTAGGCGACGCCCTGTTCGCCCTGGCCAATGAGGTGCTGCTGGAACTCGGCACCGTCGAGGCCGGCCGTGCCGCCCGCCGTCTGACCACCGCCACCCGCGCCCTGATCGACGGTCAGGCGCAGGACATCTCCTACGAGCACCGCGACCGGGTCAGCGTCGAGGAGTGCCTGGAGATGGAGGGCAACAAGACCGGCGCCCTGCTCGCCTGCGCCTCCTCCATCGGCGCGGTCCTCGGCGGCGCCGACGACGCGACCGCCGACACCCTGGAGAAGTACGGCTACCACCTGGGCCTCGCCTTCCAGGCCGTCGACGACCTCCTCGGCATCTGGGGCGACCCGGAGGCCACCGGAAAGCAGACCTGGAGCGATCTGCGCCAGCGCAAGAAGTCCCTGCCGGTCGTGGCCGCGCTGGCGGCGGGCGGAACCGCCTCCGAGCGCCTCGGCGAGATCCTCGCGGAGGACGCCAAGAGCAGCGACTTCGAGAACTTCTCCGAGGAGGAGTTCGCCGCGCGCGCCGCGCTCATCGAGGAGGCGGGCGGCCGTGAGTGGACCGCCCAGGAGGCGCGCCGCCAGCACGCGATCGCCGTCGAAGCGCTGGACTTCGTCCGGATGCCCCAGGAGGTGCGCGCGCAGTTCACGGCGCTCGCCGACTTCGTCGTCGTACGAAAGAGATGA
- a CDS encoding ABC transporter ATP-binding protein — protein MAEQKTGARVPTVIADELHIVYRVNGAKTGKGSATAALSRIVRRGSDDAARGVRKVHAVRGVSFVAYRGEAIGLIGSNGSGKSTLLRAIAGLLPAERGKVYTDGQPSLLGVNAALMNDLTGERNVILGGLAMGMSREQIKERYQEIVDFSGINEKGDFITLPMRTYSSGMAARLRFSIAAAKDHDVLMIDEALATGDRKFQTRSEERIRELRKEAGTVFLVSHNNKSIRDTCDRVLWLERGELRMDGPTEEVLKEYEKFTGK, from the coding sequence GTGGCTGAGCAGAAGACCGGGGCCAGGGTCCCCACCGTCATCGCGGACGAGCTGCACATCGTCTACCGGGTCAACGGCGCCAAGACCGGCAAGGGCAGTGCCACCGCCGCTCTCAGCCGCATCGTCAGGCGAGGCTCCGACGACGCGGCGCGCGGCGTGCGCAAGGTGCACGCCGTCAGGGGCGTCTCCTTCGTCGCCTACCGCGGCGAGGCCATCGGCCTGATCGGATCCAACGGCTCCGGCAAGTCCACGCTGCTGCGCGCCATCGCCGGCCTGCTGCCCGCCGAGCGGGGCAAGGTCTACACCGACGGCCAGCCCTCGCTGCTCGGCGTCAACGCTGCCCTGATGAACGACTTGACGGGCGAGCGCAACGTCATCCTGGGCGGCCTCGCGATGGGAATGTCCCGCGAGCAGATCAAGGAGCGCTACCAGGAGATCGTCGACTTCTCCGGCATCAACGAGAAGGGCGACTTCATCACGCTGCCGATGCGCACCTACTCCTCCGGCATGGCGGCGCGCCTGCGTTTCTCCATCGCGGCCGCCAAGGACCACGACGTCCTCATGATCGACGAGGCCCTCGCCACCGGTGACCGCAAGTTCCAGACGCGCTCCGAGGAACGCATCCGGGAACTGCGCAAGGAGGCCGGCACGGTGTTCCTGGTCAGTCACAACAACAAGTCGATCCGCGACACCTGCGACCGCGTCCTGTGGCTGGAGCGCGGTGAGCTGCGGATGGACGGCCCGACCGAAGAGGTCCTCAAGGAGTACGAGAAGTTCACGGGCAAGTAG
- the hpnE gene encoding hydroxysqualene dehydroxylase HpnE, whose translation MSDGTQPEDRGADTSGRPEPSSASEASSGPRASSAVVIGAGLAGITAALALADAGVRVTLLEGRPRLGGLAFSFQRGDLTVDNGQHVYLRCCTAYRWFLDRIDGAALAPLQDRLDVPVLDAHGTPGRRLGRLRRDALPVPLHLGRSLATYPHLSLAERAKVGRAALALRALDLADPALDEQDFGSWLAAHGQSARAIEALWDLVGVATLNAVAGDASLGLAAMVFKTGLLSDPGAADIGWARVPLGELHDRLARKALDSAGVRTEVRTRVTSISTDENGTWSVQVPGERIEADAVVLAVPQREAHELLPAGALDAPERLLDIGTAPILNVHVVYDRKVLTRPFFAALGSPVQWVFDRTDASGLREGQYLALSQSAAQDEIDEPVSVLRERYLPELERLLPATRGAEVKDFFVTRERTATFAPTPGVGRLRPGARTKAPGLYLAGAWTATGWPATMESAVRSGVSAAGAALGALGRSGSHLPDLFEEAA comes from the coding sequence ATGAGCGACGGCACACAGCCGGAGGATCGGGGCGCGGACACCTCGGGTCGCCCCGAGCCGTCGTCCGCCTCCGAGGCGTCGTCCGGCCCCCGGGCGTCGTCCGCCGTCGTGATCGGTGCGGGGCTCGCCGGGATCACCGCCGCACTCGCGCTCGCCGACGCCGGGGTCAGGGTCACCCTGCTGGAGGGGCGGCCGCGGCTGGGCGGACTCGCCTTCTCCTTCCAGCGCGGCGACCTGACCGTCGACAACGGCCAGCATGTCTATCTGCGCTGCTGCACGGCCTATCGCTGGTTTCTCGACCGCATCGACGGCGCCGCGCTCGCGCCGTTGCAGGATCGTCTCGACGTGCCCGTTCTCGACGCGCACGGCACGCCGGGGCGACGGCTGGGCAGACTACGGCGCGACGCGCTGCCCGTACCCCTGCATCTCGGGCGCAGCCTCGCCACCTACCCCCATCTCTCGCTCGCCGAGCGCGCCAAAGTGGGGCGTGCCGCACTCGCGCTCCGAGCTCTCGACCTCGCGGATCCCGCACTCGATGAGCAGGACTTCGGCAGCTGGCTGGCCGCGCACGGTCAGTCGGCGCGTGCCATCGAGGCACTGTGGGACCTGGTCGGGGTCGCCACCCTCAACGCGGTGGCCGGCGATGCCTCGCTCGGGCTCGCCGCGATGGTGTTCAAGACGGGTCTGCTGTCCGACCCGGGCGCGGCCGACATCGGCTGGGCTCGCGTCCCGCTGGGCGAACTGCACGACCGGCTGGCCCGCAAGGCGCTCGACTCCGCGGGCGTTCGTACCGAGGTCCGTACACGCGTCACCTCCATCTCTACTGACGAAAACGGGACCTGGAGCGTTCAGGTTCCCGGCGAGCGCATCGAGGCCGACGCGGTCGTTCTCGCCGTACCGCAGCGCGAGGCCCATGAACTGCTGCCCGCCGGAGCCCTCGACGCGCCCGAACGGCTGCTCGACATCGGTACCGCCCCGATCCTCAACGTCCATGTCGTCTACGACCGCAAGGTGCTGACCAGGCCGTTCTTCGCGGCGCTCGGCTCCCCGGTGCAGTGGGTCTTCGACCGCACCGATGCCTCCGGTCTGCGCGAGGGCCAGTACCTCGCGCTGTCGCAGTCGGCCGCGCAGGACGAGATCGACGAGCCCGTGTCGGTGCTGCGCGAGCGCTATCTGCCCGAGCTGGAGCGGCTGTTGCCCGCCACCCGCGGCGCAGAGGTGAAGGACTTCTTCGTGACCCGGGAGCGCACGGCGACGTTCGCCCCCACCCCAGGCGTCGGGCGGCTGCGGCCCGGCGCCCGCACCAAGGCCCCCGGCCTGTACCTGGCCGGAGCGTGGACCGCCACAGGGTGGCCCGCGACCATGGAGAGTGCGGTCCGCAGTGGAGTCAGTGCGGCGGGCGCCGCGCTGGGCGCCCTCGGCCGGTCCGGTTCCCACCTCCCCGACCTCTTCGAGGAGGCGGCATGA
- a CDS encoding ABC transporter permease, whose translation MSETTHDGGVAVSDRLSPDDGLTAAELATKYGLSVSGARPGLGEYVRQLWGRRHFILAFSQAKLTAQYSQAKLGQLWQVATPLLNALVYYMIFGLILKAGRGMSLDTYILFLVTGVFVFTFTQSSLMAGVRAISGNLGLVRALHFPRASLPISFALQQLQQLLFSMIVLFVMAFGFGSYPSMSWLLIVPALVLQFFFNTGLALIVARMGAKTPDLAQLMPFILRTWMYASGVMFSIHTMLAGKPEWIVRALQLNPAAVYMDLMRFALIKDYGAENLPPHVWVIALFWAVVVFVGGFVYFWKAEERYGRG comes from the coding sequence GTGAGTGAGACAACGCATGACGGCGGTGTCGCGGTGAGCGACCGTCTGTCGCCCGATGACGGGCTGACCGCGGCCGAGCTGGCCACCAAGTACGGGCTCTCGGTCAGCGGTGCCCGCCCCGGGCTCGGTGAGTACGTCCGCCAGCTGTGGGGACGGCGTCACTTCATCCTCGCCTTCTCGCAGGCGAAGCTCACCGCCCAGTACAGCCAGGCAAAGCTCGGCCAGCTGTGGCAGGTCGCCACCCCGCTGCTGAACGCGCTCGTGTACTACATGATCTTCGGCCTGATCCTGAAGGCCGGCCGGGGCATGTCGCTCGACACGTACATCCTGTTCCTGGTCACCGGCGTCTTCGTCTTCACCTTCACGCAGAGCTCGCTCATGGCCGGCGTCCGCGCGATCTCCGGCAATCTGGGCCTGGTGCGCGCGCTGCACTTCCCACGGGCCTCGCTGCCCATTTCCTTCGCGTTGCAGCAGCTCCAGCAGCTGCTCTTCTCGATGATCGTGCTGTTCGTCATGGCGTTCGGGTTCGGCAGCTATCCGAGCATGTCCTGGTTGCTGATCGTCCCGGCGCTGGTGCTGCAGTTCTTCTTCAACACCGGTCTCGCGCTGATCGTGGCGCGGATGGGCGCGAAGACCCCCGACCTCGCCCAGCTGATGCCGTTCATCCTGCGCACCTGGATGTACGCGTCCGGCGTCATGTTCTCCATCCACACCATGCTTGCCGGGAAGCCCGAGTGGATCGTGCGCGCCCTCCAGCTGAATCCGGCCGCCGTGTACATGGACCTGATGCGCTTCGCGCTCATCAAGGACTACGGCGCCGAGAACCTCCCGCCGCATGTCTGGGTCATCGCGCTGTTCTGGGCCGTCGTCGTCTTCGTCGGCGGGTTCGTGTACTTCTGGAAGGCGGAGGAGCGGTACGGCCGTGGCTGA